The sequence GTTGGAGGCAGATAAACTGCAATACTCTTCCAGGATTTAGCTGAAAAGTTACTGTGCTTCAGCTTGCATGTTAGCCATTCACAGTAGCCTTCATGGGCAGCTTTCACCGTTCAGGTGAACTTTCACTATTTCATCTATTCAggttttcctcctttctgaagactgACAGAAGCCAACATGACTCTCACTTCTGAGTATGCTCCCATCAAGTAATGCTGGTTTAATACCACTCTTTTGAACTTTTGAGTTTTTTGGTGGTCTCAAAACAACCAGTTCAATCACTGCCAGCTACAGATTGGGTAGCATGCTTCTCACCCTGTTAATTCGCACTGAAGCTCAAATTCTTGAGGCGTTCTCACCTGTTTTGATTTTTGCCAATGTCCTCCTTCCCAGGTAAAAGAAAATCGACTGAGGCGTCAGAAGGCATTAGAGCTTCAGAGACAAGAAAAGGCTCTGAGGAAAGCCATTCTGTGTGAGGCCAAGCTTCAAATACAGGAGGAGGACAGAAGGAAGGCTCTGAAGgcaaaaaaggaggaggaggagatccGGAGGGAAATGGTGAAGCTACGAAAGGAAATGGCTGAGAAGAGGCAAACTATGGCAGAAGCATGGAGAATGTAAGGGGGGGAGGGACATAGAAAGCACCATATGGAAGAGCAACTCTTTTTAGCTTCTTCAGGTAAACGTAAGAGAAGTGGTGGTcccaaaggaaacattttcagttACTCTGTCTTCAAACACTCCCCAAACCTTTTATCCCTCTGATACTTCAGTGGCAGAACTTATCGTTAGAGAGAAGACGGGCTAAAGATGTTGTTAGACTCCCTCCAGCCATTACCGTTATGTAGacagaagcacaaagcaggAGTGTGTTTGCAATACCATGCATTCTCCATTAATTTCACAGCCATAGCTAGCCTTATTAGTGTTTGATACAGCATGAAAGCCAGTATATTAaagtaaatgaatgaaatgcTGGCCTACCTACAATAGTCTATGTTGAAAACCTATCACTTAATCGACCTTTTCTCCTATAAGAGTATAAATTACGTTCTTGGCTAAGAATTCTGCAGAGAGATGTTCTTTGCTTCAGCTGAGCTTGGATTGCCACAGAGATGTGACCTGTAGAGATGCCATTTATTTACTCAGGCAGCCCTAACATCGTAATTCTTCTCATACAGTTCcatttttgagctttttttagtttcttcttcatgttttattttggaaattcatgttttattttggaaattttatttttggctCCAGACTGCATAATCATTGGGATCCCAAACCTTGACTGGTGCTGTTCTCTATAAAGACTGAGTTAAATAGCAGCTTTCTAAGTGCTACTGGTCACTTTCTTCAATCATCAGATTGACGAAAAGTGGAGTAAGATCTGTACTATAGTGTTTTCTTCATTGTATTAGATCTCAATGTTTGCTCACTTTGCAGGGAACAGAAAAGGGAACGAGAAAAAAGCCAGAAACTGTCAATGCAGGAGGTATCTATTAACGTGTCACCACCCATGGACCcgaagaaagaagagcaaggaaaggagaaacagaggagggttcaggagctgctgagcagaATTCACACTAACAAACAGAGAGTAAGCATCTCCATCCTTTTATCTAAGCCTCTGAACTACCTGCCTTCAGCTACTCTTtgcaaaattgaaataaaaagtcCTGGTTATCAAATCTCTTTTAAGTTTTCCAAGTTCTGCTTGGGATATCAGCAAAGTAGAAGACCAGGGTGAGAAGTAAAACTAGGAGCAAGAAATCTTGATCCCCCATACCCACTGCATCTGGCTCTCAAGTGTACCCTGTGGGAGATTTTGCttaaaaatgtggaaaagaTGTCACATTCAGaacagctgcaggaaggaagTAAAAGGAGCGGGAGTAGTGATGCAAAAGGGTATGAGAAAGATAAAGATTGCCTTGAAAACCCTAGTAGAGGAACAAGGAGTAGGAAAGAGAAGTACTGAGGGTTTAGGCTGACTTGAGCTGTGTCTCTAAGAGTTGAAGCATGCCACTATATCTAGACTAACAGCTTCCTTGAGGATCCACTCCCACTAGGGCCAGGAGGATATTCTGCAGTATTGCAACAGCTTGGGACAATCATGCAGAGTTCAATAATCCTTAGTAGGAAGCTATTTCTTTTACCTTTGTTATTGACTGTTAATACCctgttttcaaaaatatctcaaaactgaagggaaataaaaacacaagtCTCCTGGAATCCTGAACCCACCAACCTGTGATTGGGAGATCAAAGAAACTGATTGGATGAAAAACCATAGTAACTCACTTAATTGGTAGCTAAACCATAGGAGTGCTTTCCATCCAAAATCAACTACACTATCTTACCAAGATAGGTATATAAATGTGGGGATTTCCAACATTATCCTTTGTATTTCTTAATGTCATCATCCTGAGAGCTTATAAAAAAGGAACAGGGATGCACCTGCTCATTTGTGATACTGCAGCCAGCTGTGGGTTAAATATCTATTTGTATCACATCCTTGTAATTAAAGAGATATTTTTGTACTGAATAATCTTATATGGATAGTTTCAGCAAAGGAGATAAACTTTCCCATGTTCAGGTATGAATGCCATCCATCATCAAACGTTCTTAATTAAGAAAGAGCAGTCATAATTAACATcatctattttttcccccacaatcAAAGAATCCCATAGCTTTTACAGTGATTATTCCCCCAGCTTACTTCATCTACTCATACACCAACTTCAAGCTTGGCTGCTGTTTAGCAGTACACAGTCTCCTTCCAGCACAGTTGAAGTTGTGAAGATAAGCCTAAATGAAACTGCAGAACAGTTCAGAGCTGGCGTAATGTGAAAAGCCACTGTTTAGCTGAGCTAGGCACTAGCgattctgattattttcttacagcaaaaagaaatagctAATGCTTTGACATTTTGTCCTTTTCTAAGTCACCACTTGGAGATTTCAGTGACCGAGAAGAATGCAATTAATACAAGGCATTATCACAAAAGGGGAACAGCTGAGTCCTGTGACTTGACCCACTTGAAGGATCAAATGAGCACTGTCTGCAGTGGCAGGGCTAGAATTATGGAGAGATTAGATAGCAAATTTCTGTTCTGTACAATGTAAATCACCCCCACAGGCAGCGACTCTAATTACATAATAGAGGAATGGTTTTGCTTCCTTCTGGAACAAAGGTGAGCTTAGGTCATGTTATAAATCTACACTAGGAAGTATCTCGATTTTTgtctaagttaaaaaaaaaaaatcaaatatatcCATGGACTAGTTGCTGACTGCTTTCAGATGCATCCTTGCCTATGGAATCTTtgacattttctaaatatttgaaCATCTTTCTTGTTTCTGGAAATTGTTTCCATATTCCTTACTCATTTtattcctttacattttgtGAACTGAGAGCATTTCACTCAAAAGCATTGAGCCCCGTGATATTTCTAGCCCACTTTTTGCATTAGGCTACATTTGTActgcattatttatatttaccCTCAAGGTATTTGTAGGGAGTgggaattattaaaaaaaataaataaatctcaaaaGCAAAGTCAGACAAGGGGAATGATGGAGAAAGGATTGGCATTTGTGTTGGTCAATATCTTGCTCACTgttgttcgttttttttttttaatctttcccaTGCAGTGCATGCAGCAGCATTTCTCTGCTTGGTTCAGACTCATTCTGGAGCACAGAATTAAAATGGAGAAAGCCAGAGCTCTTGCTGACTGGAAGTGCCAACAGAAGGTCCTGCGAGCATGGAGAAACTACACATGGGCCCAGAAAGTAGAGCGGGAAACACAGCAATTAGAAGTTTATCTGCAAGATCAAAACAGGTAGTGACCCTACACTGAAATTCCTCCTACTGCAAGTATTCTAGCTGGTGATCAGAGGGTTGTTAggcaacagaaggaaaacggTAGCTTGTTGAGAAAACTGCTACATTGCCTACAGTCTTCTAGAGGCCCTGTGGCACAGatgcaaaagaaagcagagaaaaaaaagagcactgtTCAACAAGTCTGTAACTCATTCTCTCTAGGTATCTTTCCTGGAAATCTCACTCTGGCTGGCTCGGGGCCCCCGgctaacattaaaaatatattaatcaGGAATAAATATGGCTTATCTCCTACTCAGTGGTATTATAGTCAAAATCATTTTGCCCAGTACCTTTCTTCAAAGAGGCTGTTGGATGAATTCCCTGTCCGTAGGGGAAAATTCTGTTCTTGCAGAGGCCCTGGGAGGCTGTGTGGCAAGGCACTGGTGCTTCCCCCTCTCTGCAGCTGGCAGGGAAACAGAATGCCTCTTTAGCACCTATTCTGCTGCCCAAGGATGAcaggaaaatgcaaaatgtcAGGAAGGGAGATTTGCTTCAAAGTAATGGGCATTACCTCTGCCCTCCCATTCCTCCTTGGAGAAACAGCACAGCTTCGGAAGGCCTCCAGagttaaataacaaaaagactCGGGAGCCTGATGACACGGCCTGGCCTGCTGTACTCAATACAGTTGTTCCAGGTGGGCTTTGGCAGATGCCTCACTCCTATCATAACATAAACGCTTTCTCATTCAGGAAAAACCAACTGTCGGCAGAGCATAACCAGCGGCGGCTTTTGcgctgctgctttctggcatGGCAGCGCTGGAGccaagcagaagcagaaaagagagagctgcagctcaagagAGAGGAGACGAAGAGGAAGATGGCACAGCTGTTGGAGACAGTGTCACTGGGGAAGAGTGGCTTGAACAGAACACTGGAGGTTAGCAAGTCTGAGACAGCCAAAGTAAACCAGCATCAAGTTTTGCAGCAAGACGAGGTAAAGTCTTGTGTGTGATTTTGTCTGTTGGCGTTCCAGTACATTCACAAAGTATTTCTGtgcaatctgaaataaaaagcacgCTGTTCCAGGGGAAGGCTTCTTGTCCAGGGTGACCTCCCAGTACCTACCTACAACTGTTCAGGAGGGAAGCTGTTAAAGAGCAGAGGCAACTGTGAAGGACAGTGgatgagttttaaaaataactaatttCTTATGCTGCCAGAGAACAACCCTTCATGTACTGTGAGTCGCAGTCCCACCCCCAGATCACTTTTGCTGAGAGATTAGTTACATCTTTAATGCCTGCTTAGACTGAAAAAGAATAACACTTGACTGCATGACAAGAGATTTTTGTCATGTCAGTACAGCGCTCTGGCTTTTCAgaagtgtggggaaaaaaaaaggtgtcaGTGAGTATCTAAGGGTAATGCACATCACAAGGAGATGGGAGAATCAGAGGTTGCTTCcttaaatttctcttttgttgGATCAGAGCCtgcctttcctttctgtctgtaAAACCTACAGGGCAGGACCCATATGAAAGCTGACACATTCACGCATTTTACAAGTCAAGCTTTTCATTTGCTCGAGTGTCAGTGAAATCTGATTTTCTATTGTGTTTATATTATCACAGTAGGTAAGTACTTTCCTTTGGATGCTTGTATAAAGGTTGTGCTGGAAGGATGGGACCAAATTTGGAGTTTGACCTAGAAATCAGTAAGCAAATCAGGTATCTCATGCCTCTTCTGGAATAAAAACTGGTGCCAGAGGAGGCACAGCCTGATTCCTCACCATGAACCAGTTTCATGGTAATATTTGATcaaatctggagaagaggcaaAATGTAGCTGCCCTTTGTAGAATATTCTCCCATCTGAAAGGGAGCTGTCAAGTAGATCAGCCTTGTAGATCACTCgtatttcattttcaacaaCTGTTTTGCCTCAGTCTGAGCATTGAAAAGAGACAGCAAAGTCCAAAAGAGAGTGTGGTAATTGAGAGATGAGCTAACCCCTGAGAAATCAGTCGTCCCACACTGTGCTCCCTAACAAAATAGAGATATATTTCTGCCAGAACTCTTCCCTGACCGGGATTTCCTCCTTGCAGAGAAATGGCACAGAGCTTCTTAAAATAGTTTTTCCCCAACATCCTCCCATTTTGTGCATAACCAGGCCCCTCTGCCCTGGCTAGGAACTAGATAAAGATTGCACGGCTGAGATTGTTCTACTTATCAGGAATCTTGCTAGATTTTCATTAAAGTAATACTGTGTATCACAGGCAGAAGAAAGCTTGCTTTTAATTAATGCCAAATCttccttcttgtttgtttgtttgtttttttcccacccCCCTTCCCCAGCCAACCAAAACATGCCTCATGCAGGAAGAGCCTGACCAGACCAGAGACCACTCTTGTGGGGATGCTGCTCACACATCTCATTCTTATAGAAAACCCAAGTTTGCCTGGCAGATCACCCTCAAACATGCAGCCCTGAGTGCCCAGGACCAGGTTatgtacagaaatgaaatagcTGGTCTTCCCAAGCAGTTTCAAGCACCCAGACCAAAGACAGCTCCTGCTTACGGTAGCTGTTTTGAGTACCGTCACACCTTCCAGCAACATGTGATTGAGGAGCAGAAGCGGCAGCTTCAGAAACAGCAAGAGCTGATCCTTGAACTGCAAGAAAATCAGAGGCTGAGCAGAGCAAAAGAAGAGGCAGTGCAAGCCACAGCGGCAACCCAGGCACTTGACTCTGCTTCACAAACcagggagaaaatactgaaaagcagaaaacaatccAGATGCCAGACTACAACCCCTTTGAGGTACAGGTCCTAGATAAAGCAGGCTCAATTAGTCATCACGTTTCATCCCTACTCAAGTAGAAACACAAATTGACAGGAATATTTCCATCATATTAGTGCTATCTGCTGTTCCTCTTAGCAGTGACAGCCTCAAGCAGTATCAGTCTGGCCACAGATCTCCATCCTCTGTTTTTGCAATTACTTGACAGCACATGATTGGTACAAGGTCTACTTAGAAGAAGCAACACTAGTGTTACACACAGTAGCAGTATGGATTTACATAGTTGGGAGAGAGATTGTCATACTCAGTATTTCAGAATATGCAACAGCTCTGGGTACTCATCTCTTTTGTAAGAATGCATCGTTAATCGCATTTTGGGCAGAAGAAAGGTATATCAGGGACCTACAATGAAAATGCAGCACAGTGGAGAATAGAAACTGTAAGGCCTGTATCTCAGTCATAGGTGGGAGGCTTGAGACAACATTTGACCATATTTATTgatgaatttcttttctctttcttttcatagtCTACCGGTTTCTTGTGAGCCAGAGAACACAAAGGCAGCAACGCAAGGCAAGAGGTCAGCTCATCCCATAGTGAAAGGTATTTTTCTAGGCAGCAAAGACCATTCTAGGTTACTTTTCTCAAAAACTCATGTAAACTTGTGTTTATTTACCTCAACAGCTGGTTGAGAACAGTATGCAAGTAAAACTCAATACTTTTAACTAGCCTGGCCACCCCTGGGAGAGAGTAAGCTGTTTTCATGGCTAAGGCAGGCATCTATAGAACTTAGGCTACTGCAAGCCCTTGCTCAGTATGCTGTAGCAGCTGTTACCTAACATCTGAGTCTTGTCAGACTAGAAACAATCTCTTCAAAGAAGCTCTACAAGTTATTTTGCTATCATTCCCTTCACTGCACATTCAAGTAACACTTAAGCTAActtctcattttaatttaacTTGACACAAGTATTAAGAATTTCCAGGGAAATTAAGTACCTACTTAAGATTTTGAGAGACAATGGTAGGCTGGAGAAGAAGCACCAGATGCCTGTCTTCTGTGAGTTATCTCCGCATCTCTGGCCATACTGGAACAGCATGCACACGTTACACATGCAACACAGCCTTTCATAGGGTATATTAAGATCAGGTTCTGCTATGTCCTTAACTTACCTTTTTCCATATTAACCTAGCGGTGGTCACAGTCTGCAGAAAAGATTGTCTGGTATGTGATGTTTCAACAGTCTTGAGAATCTCCAGAGCAATTTTGGCTATGATGGCTAGGCATTAATAGATACCTTTCATTACAACTGACTGTGTTCAGTTCCCATGCTTCTTAGTGCAAGCCATCACTCTGATTTCTTTGAGCTCTGTACAGCTTGAGGACAGTAAGAGTATTTCTGAAGCACTCAAGTGCTTTTCTTTAGAGATCCATAAGTAGTTAAGGGCAAAGCTGTTACTAGATATTTTCCCTTGGCAGAGAAATCTGGCACAGctgatagaaaaaaagaattcgAGGTAACCTGTTGACATCCAATTACGGACTGCTCCAGCTTATGCTTTGCTTGTGACTGCAAGGGAAGCAAGTACAGGTTCTAAGCCCTACTGCATGTTCTGTGATGTCACGTCAGACTAACATCACTGATAGCCAGCAACACTGCTGCACTGCAACTTACCTTCCAGAAGAATTAAGCAGTAGTTTCACACTAATGGGACTGAGTAATGGGAGTGTGTCACCATGGCAGAGGCACTTTTCTATAATGCAGTCACTCTTTAAATAAGCAGCTGGAGTTTCCTGGAGACCTTGCTGTGACTGCTGCTAAATAGGTTCCTTGGTCTTTGGCCCTCAAACAGGAAATACTGGGATGAAACTTCTGGACACAGCTCCTTTCATAATCCAGCCTCATTGGTGTGACTGTCAACAAAGGAAGGTGGAATGACACTAATTGAGGCAGTCCTGAGTCTTGTACAGATTTGTGGGTTCCTTTTTCATAACACTGACAGCTTTAATGGGCAGCTGAAAACAAGTTCCTTAGTGCTGGCATTGCCAGGTCAAAAGGGGACCTGGCAGCATAGGGGTCATCCTCTATGTTCACCAAACTTGTACCATTACCTATAGCTCATTTGTGTTATGTTctcctgtttctgtttctgtagcTATGGAGGAGAGAGCAATTCAGAGggcagaaaggaggaggaaactAGAAGAAGCTAAGCaacaaagagaagaggaaaaattggTATGGACAGTGGGAGAAATGAAAGACTTTCACACTATTCCAGTGACAAGAAATGCTGTTCTAACGTCAAAAAAACCCAGGGACCAAGAAAAACCCCTTTAGTATCTAAATGGAGTTTTACAGGTTGTCAGAAAGCAAATGTCCAGCATACATAAAAAAAAGTTCCTGCTATACTTGTATTCAGGGAACCCACTAGCTTTTCCATATCACATATCACTTTGTGTTGATGCAGCTGCAATTCTAGAAGCAGTCTCCCTCATCACCCTCCAGCACTTTTTCACACTTACCTTATGACTTTAACTGTCCTTGCCAAGGAGGGGAAGAGTGCAAAGATCCATTTGATTGGACCTTGTAAATGATGGGtgtttcttttccctgctttcCTTTCTGGTCACATGCAGCTTGAAAATATGCAGTGTAACCTAGTAAAAATCCTGCACCTTGGTTTCTAGCAAATCTCTGCTGAAAGGAGAAGATACTGATACTGTTTACATAGTTAATATAGAAATTCCATGATACACACCTAACAGAGAAGCCTTCTTAGCTTCAAGGCATTAATTAAATCTGTTACTGAGAGCATTAATACTAATTTGCATTAGGAATAGAAAGCTAAGAACCAGGGTCCTAAAACAAccagtttctttcttctccaagcaAGAAGGATGCACATGCATACCTGGAAACTTAAGCAAGCATTAGATATTGCTTTAACCATAGGGTGGGCAGACAAGCTTTAGGTTAGATTTCTTCAGCTACTGCTGTTGTGATCATAGAGATTAGAGGAAACACAGTGATTGCAATCATGCATGGTGGTGTGGGTTTTAGACCTCTGATGCATAAGCCAAGAGCAAGAGCTTTGTGGAATGAAAGCAGTTTGAGACCGACAAGGGTCATAGGTGAATATTAACCTAGGGCTAAGAAAGATTGCCACATACGGGTAGTAGAAAGGAACagtcttccttcctctctcttccacACAGTTCTTTGTCCAGCACGCATCGTGTCTAGTATGTGACAAAGTCTGCTTCTTTCTGGAGGTTCAGATGCTAGACAGTACTAGAAGAATACTGCCTGTCCAGGGGAAGTTTAGAGGCCTGTGTTCTCCAAAAAGGTCACGTACACTGAACTAAATTGTATCTATTTTATGCGTTCCAAGGCCCAGCTGAAGGCTGAAGAGGAAGCACGTCAGAGGAAGGAGGCCGAGGAAAAGGAAgctcagcaagaaaaaagacGAGAGGAGAAGAGGCAGCAGAAGCTGGTGATCAAACGTTATCTGTCTCTCCAACTTCAGCAAGGATAGGGAATAAGAGCCATTACTCACTTGCACTCAGTCagcagccagtgctgagaaCTAAAGGTCTTTGTTAGTAGAGAAGCATTCCACAGCACCAAATGCATCAACTCACCACCATCTCCCTTTCTAGCAACTTTAGAAGGGCTGTTGGCCAAATGCATGATGTATGTACTGTCCCCATCTCAGTAGCCAGACTAGAGGTCCCACGTGTTGAACATCCAGTGCTAAGCTATGGCCACATAACCCCCAAAGAGGGGGGTGTGTTTGGGCTATTCTCAGGCTGTTCTTCCAATTGTAGGCTCCTCCAGCAACACAACAATACCAATCACAAACACACAATTTAGAAGTAAACAAGCCTGGCAGATGTATGAAGGGCAACCTTCCATCCAAAGAATGAGAAGCATCCCCTCCTTAGAGCTAGCAATATCCAGCAGCCTAGGAATAGCCCCACATCAATCTTGTTACTTACAAGCAAGCTGCCCTAGTAACCCAAACAGCACCACACTTGAAATCCCACAGGAATCCAATCTATAAATACTGTTCTACTTGGACCGTTTTAGAATGTTTGACCTTTAACTCTGTATCTCAACCAAAAGTAATACTGTACAGTTACATAATACCCACATACCTTCCCTATTCTTCTATTCTTCAGTGTTTAAGATAGATTAAGTGATGGGTTCCATggataaaacatttttgtacAGGTTTCCAGTCTAGTTTCATAAACACAGATAGCTACCCTTTGAGCTCACCAAAGCACCCCTCTTCACATTGATGAGGGCCCAGCAGGAGGAGG is a genomic window of Meleagris gallopavo isolate NT-WF06-2002-E0010 breed Aviagen turkey brand Nicholas breeding stock chromosome 1, Turkey_5.1, whole genome shotgun sequence containing:
- the CCDC191 gene encoding coiled-coil domain-containing protein 191 isoform X1; the protein is MTLRFVLSCFQARFDSDSAEYWMKRVEQASEYAVSEALSLQKPRYPRGLCDPAVRLETVEQLQEHDEACMEARELLSNWTKSKLQLQLTSDGEAEVGAVPENPSALLKYKRFDDLYNYLEHELESSSVQEYLQHLLQSEVVNCGIAENLRLEDIRGKQKPADPRITMELRHKQVKENRLRRQKALELQRQEKALRKAILCEAKLQIQEEDRRKALKAKKEEEEIRREMVKLRKEMAEKRQTMAEAWRMEQKREREKSQKLSMQEVSINVSPPMDPKKEEQGKEKQRRVQELLSRIHTNKQRCMQQHFSAWFRLILEHRIKMEKARALADWKCQQKVLRAWRNYTWAQKVERETQQLEVYLQDQNRKNQLSAEHNQRRLLRCCFLAWQRWSQAEAEKRELQLKREETKRKMAQLLETVSLGKSGLNRTLEVSKSETAKVNQHQVLQQDEPTKTCLMQEEPDQTRDHSCGDAAHTSHSYRKPKFAWQITLKHAALSAQDQVMYRNEIAGLPKQFQAPRPKTAPAYGSCFEYRHTFQQHVIEEQKRQLQKQQELILELQENQRLSRAKEEAVQATAATQALDSASQTREKILKSRKQSRCQTTTPLSLPVSCEPENTKAATQGKRSAHPIVKAMEERAIQRAERRRKLEEAKQQREEEKLAQLKAEEEARQRKEAEEKEAQQEKRREEKRQQKLKELEKQRRLEKEQQLQKKARDHYEKALLRKLGIVPWKKLREQAMENIMVAQRHYCSSLQRKCLMSWFQHTQERLMEKVSQAEGFFSHTLIRWCFRNWLKYKDHLSTLEKKASAFHAVCLKRKCLWAWFDLTMEEKSTLREKLKIATEHWNKRLTFDAFKAWRQYPLLMKKEREREERRNQLRRRVAEILPDFQA
- the CCDC191 gene encoding coiled-coil domain-containing protein 191 isoform X2 → MTLRFVLSCFQARFDSDSAEYWMKPRYPRGLCDPAVRLETVEQLQEHDEACMEARELLSNWTKSKLQLQLTSDGEAEVGAVPENPSALLKYKRFDDLYNYLEHELESSSVQEYLQHLLQSEVVNCGIAENLRLEDIRGKQKPADPRITMELRHKQVKENRLRRQKALELQRQEKALRKAILCEAKLQIQEEDRRKALKAKKEEEEIRREMVKLRKEMAEKRQTMAEAWRMEQKREREKSQKLSMQEVSINVSPPMDPKKEEQGKEKQRRVQELLSRIHTNKQRCMQQHFSAWFRLILEHRIKMEKARALADWKCQQKVLRAWRNYTWAQKVERETQQLEVYLQDQNRKNQLSAEHNQRRLLRCCFLAWQRWSQAEAEKRELQLKREETKRKMAQLLETVSLGKSGLNRTLEVSKSETAKVNQHQVLQQDEPTKTCLMQEEPDQTRDHSCGDAAHTSHSYRKPKFAWQITLKHAALSAQDQVMYRNEIAGLPKQFQAPRPKTAPAYGSCFEYRHTFQQHVIEEQKRQLQKQQELILELQENQRLSRAKEEAVQATAATQALDSASQTREKILKSRKQSRCQTTTPLSLPVSCEPENTKAATQGKRSAHPIVKAMEERAIQRAERRRKLEEAKQQREEEKLAQLKAEEEARQRKEAEEKEAQQEKRREEKRQQKLKELEKQRRLEKEQQLQKKARDHYEKALLRKLGIVPWKKLREQAMENIMVAQRHYCSSLQRKCLMSWFQHTQERLMEKVSQAEGFFSHTLIRWCFRNWLKYKDHLSTLEKKASAFHAVCLKRKCLWAWFDLTMEEKSTLREKLKIATEHWNKRLTFDAFKAWRQYPLLMKKEREREERRNQLRRRVAEILPDFQA
- the CCDC191 gene encoding coiled-coil domain-containing protein 191 isoform X3, with protein sequence MEARELLSNWTKSKLQLQLTSDGEAEVGAVPENPSALLKYKRFDDLYNYLEHELESSSVQEYLQHLLQSEVVNCGIAENLRLEDIRGKQKPADPRITMELRHKQVKENRLRRQKALELQRQEKALRKAILCEAKLQIQEEDRRKALKAKKEEEEIRREMVKLRKEMAEKRQTMAEAWRMEQKREREKSQKLSMQEVSINVSPPMDPKKEEQGKEKQRRVQELLSRIHTNKQRCMQQHFSAWFRLILEHRIKMEKARALADWKCQQKVLRAWRNYTWAQKVERETQQLEVYLQDQNRKNQLSAEHNQRRLLRCCFLAWQRWSQAEAEKRELQLKREETKRKMAQLLETVSLGKSGLNRTLEVSKSETAKVNQHQVLQQDEPTKTCLMQEEPDQTRDHSCGDAAHTSHSYRKPKFAWQITLKHAALSAQDQVMYRNEIAGLPKQFQAPRPKTAPAYGSCFEYRHTFQQHVIEEQKRQLQKQQELILELQENQRLSRAKEEAVQATAATQALDSASQTREKILKSRKQSRCQTTTPLSLPVSCEPENTKAATQGKRSAHPIVKAMEERAIQRAERRRKLEEAKQQREEEKLAQLKAEEEARQRKEAEEKEAQQEKRREEKRQQKLKELEKQRRLEKEQQLQKKARDHYEKALLRKLGIVPWKKLREQAMENIMVAQRHYCSSLQRKCLMSWFQHTQERLMEKVSQAEGFFSHTLIRWCFRNWLKYKDHLSTLEKKASAFHAVCLKRKCLWAWFDLTMEEKSTLREKLKIATEHWNKRLTFDAFKAWRQYPLLMKKEREREERRNQLRRRVAEILPDFQA